A single genomic interval of Corvus cornix cornix isolate S_Up_H32 chromosome 1, ASM73873v5, whole genome shotgun sequence harbors:
- the TSPAN9 gene encoding tetraspanin-9 isoform X3 — MAELVVREVLQIRQLCGCGLLGVGIWLSVSQGNFATFSPSFPSLSAANLVIAIGTVIMVTGFLGCLGAIKENKCLLLSFFIVLLIILLAELILVILFFVYMDKVSESAKQDLKEGMKLYNSENNIGLKNAWNIIQAEMKCCGVNDYTDWYPVLGENIVPDRCCMENSQDCGRNSTESLWKTGCYEKVMSWFDDNKHVLGSIGMCILIMQILGMAFSMTLFQQIHRTGKKYDA, encoded by the exons TTATGTGGCTGTGGTCTGCTGGGCGTGGGCATCTGGCTGTCAGTGTCACAAGGGAACTTCGCCACATTTTCTCCCAGCTTTCCATCACTTTCAGCTGCCAACCTAGTAATTGCCATTGGCACAGTGATCATGGTGACCGGCTTCCTGGGCTGCCTAGGTGCTATCAAGGAAAACAAGTGCCTCCTGTTGAGC tTTTTCATCGTTTTGCTGATAAttctcctggcagagctgataTTAgtcattttattctttgtttatATGGACAAG GTCAGTGAGAGTGCAAAGCAGGATTTGAAGGAAGGCATGAAGCTATacaattcagaaaataatattgGACTGAAAAATGCGTGGAATATCATTCAAGCAGAG ATGAAATGCTGTGGTGTGAATGACTATACAGATTGGTACCCAGTGCTGGGAGAAAACATTGTTCCAGACCGATGTTGTATGGAAAACTCCCAAGACTGTGGACGGAACTCTACTGAATCACTGTGGAAAACG GGATGTTATGAGAAAGTTATGAGCTGGTTTGATGACAACAAGCATGTCCTCGGTTCGATTGGGATGTGCATCCTCATAATGCAG attcTTGGCATGGCCTTCTCCATGACACTATTCCAGCAGATTCACAGGACTGGCAAAAAATATGATGCCTAA
- the TSPAN9 gene encoding tetraspanin-9 isoform X4, translating to MARGCLCCLKYMMFLFNLIFWLCGCGLLGVGIWLSVSQGNFATFSPSFPSLSAANLVIAIGTVIMVTGFLGCLGAIKENKCLLLSFFIVLLIILLAELILVILFFVYMDKVSESAKQDLKEGMKLYNSENNIGLKNAWNIIQAEMKCCGVNDYTDWYPVLGENIVPDRCCMENSQDCGRNSTESLWKTGCYEKVMSWFDDNKHVLGSIGMCILIMQILGMAFSMTLFQQIHRTGKKYDA from the exons TTATGTGGCTGTGGTCTGCTGGGCGTGGGCATCTGGCTGTCAGTGTCACAAGGGAACTTCGCCACATTTTCTCCCAGCTTTCCATCACTTTCAGCTGCCAACCTAGTAATTGCCATTGGCACAGTGATCATGGTGACCGGCTTCCTGGGCTGCCTAGGTGCTATCAAGGAAAACAAGTGCCTCCTGTTGAGC tTTTTCATCGTTTTGCTGATAAttctcctggcagagctgataTTAgtcattttattctttgtttatATGGACAAG GTCAGTGAGAGTGCAAAGCAGGATTTGAAGGAAGGCATGAAGCTATacaattcagaaaataatattgGACTGAAAAATGCGTGGAATATCATTCAAGCAGAG ATGAAATGCTGTGGTGTGAATGACTATACAGATTGGTACCCAGTGCTGGGAGAAAACATTGTTCCAGACCGATGTTGTATGGAAAACTCCCAAGACTGTGGACGGAACTCTACTGAATCACTGTGGAAAACG GGATGTTATGAGAAAGTTATGAGCTGGTTTGATGACAACAAGCATGTCCTCGGTTCGATTGGGATGTGCATCCTCATAATGCAG attcTTGGCATGGCCTTCTCCATGACACTATTCCAGCAGATTCACAGGACTGGCAAAAAATATGATGCCTAA